The Burkholderia ambifaria AMMD genome includes a region encoding these proteins:
- a CDS encoding haloacid dehalogenase type II, which produces MIQFEPKYITFDCYGTLTHFRMAETAREIYADRLSPATMEAFVRAFAAYRLDEVLGAWKPYRDVVVNAVRRTCARIGVKFDEAEAELFYHAVPTWGPHPDVPAGLSRLASKYKLVILSNAMDDQIMSNVDKLGAPFHAVFTAQQAQSYKPRMQGFEYMFDKLGCKPEDVLHVSSSLRYDLMTAEDLGIKHKAFVNRGHEPGTPFYNYYEVSDIGQLATQLGL; this is translated from the coding sequence ATGATCCAGTTTGAACCGAAGTACATCACCTTCGACTGTTACGGCACGCTGACCCATTTCCGGATGGCCGAGACGGCGCGCGAAATCTATGCGGATCGGTTGTCGCCGGCCACGATGGAGGCCTTCGTGCGCGCGTTCGCCGCCTATCGGCTCGACGAGGTGCTCGGCGCGTGGAAGCCGTACCGCGACGTCGTCGTCAATGCGGTCCGCCGCACGTGCGCGCGGATCGGCGTGAAGTTCGACGAGGCCGAGGCTGAGCTTTTCTATCATGCGGTGCCGACGTGGGGCCCGCACCCGGACGTGCCGGCCGGGCTGTCGCGGCTGGCGTCGAAGTACAAGCTGGTGATCCTGTCGAACGCGATGGATGACCAGATCATGAGCAACGTCGACAAGCTCGGCGCGCCGTTCCATGCGGTGTTCACCGCGCAGCAGGCGCAGTCGTACAAGCCGCGCATGCAGGGCTTCGAATACATGTTCGACAAGCTCGGCTGCAAGCCCGAGGACGTGCTGCACGTGTCGTCGAGCCTGCGCTACGACCTGATGACGGCCGAGGATCTCGGCATCAAGCACAAGGCGTTCGTGAACCGCGGTCACGAGCCGGGCACGCCGTTCTACAACTATTACGAAGTGTCGGACATCGGCCAGCTCGCGACGCAGCTCGGGCTGTAA
- a CDS encoding ABC transporter substrate-binding protein, whose product MSDDIDNGGKGGFTRRDMMKVMAASGMMAAGAGGLLMTPGSAFAAPAPKRGGKIRVANEAGSTSDTLDPAKGSTGADYTRFFMFYSGLTQLDASLTPQMNLAESLQTTDAKTWIIKLRKGVTFHDGKPVGPADVVFSLMRHKNAATASKVKTLAEQFVDAKASGPDEVTLTLASANADLPVILATPQLVIVKDGTTDFSTGIGCGPYKLKSFKPGVSTVGVRNDSYFKPGRPYLDEIELIGISDSAARLNALLSGDVHLINAIDPRSTQRVSSTPGYALKETKSGLYTDLIMRSDNPIVSSPDFVEGMKYLFDREQLRTAVFRGYSVIGNDQPIPPGHRYFNASLPQRAHDPDKAKFLFKKAGALGATLPPVYATSDANGSIEMAVLLQQAGQKIGLNLQVNRASPDGYWSNHWMKHPLTFGNINPRSSADVLFTQFFKSDAPWNESGWKNAKFDQLLLAARSETDDAKRKQMYGDMQVIVAQQGRVGIPAFISFLDGYDKRLAGLGSIPTGPMMGFTFAENVWWNA is encoded by the coding sequence ATGAGCGACGATATCGACAACGGCGGCAAGGGCGGCTTCACGCGCCGCGACATGATGAAGGTCATGGCGGCGAGCGGCATGATGGCCGCCGGCGCCGGCGGACTGCTGATGACCCCCGGCTCTGCATTCGCCGCGCCCGCGCCGAAGCGCGGCGGCAAGATCCGGGTCGCGAACGAAGCCGGCTCGACGTCCGATACGCTCGACCCGGCCAAGGGCTCGACGGGCGCGGACTACACGCGCTTCTTCATGTTCTACAGCGGCCTCACGCAGCTCGATGCGAGCCTGACGCCGCAGATGAACCTCGCCGAGTCGCTGCAGACGACCGATGCGAAGACGTGGATCATCAAGCTGCGCAAGGGCGTCACGTTCCACGACGGCAAGCCGGTCGGCCCGGCCGACGTGGTGTTTTCGCTGATGCGCCACAAGAACGCGGCCACCGCGTCGAAGGTCAAGACGCTTGCCGAACAGTTCGTGGACGCGAAGGCGAGCGGCCCGGACGAAGTCACGCTCACGCTCGCCAGCGCGAACGCGGACCTGCCGGTGATCCTCGCGACGCCGCAATTGGTGATCGTCAAGGACGGCACAACCGACTTCTCGACCGGCATCGGCTGCGGCCCGTACAAGCTGAAGTCGTTCAAGCCGGGCGTGTCGACCGTCGGCGTGCGCAACGACAGCTACTTCAAGCCGGGCAGGCCGTATCTCGACGAGATCGAGCTGATCGGCATCAGCGACAGCGCCGCGCGCCTGAACGCGCTGCTGTCGGGCGACGTGCACCTGATCAACGCGATCGATCCGCGCTCGACGCAGCGGGTCTCGTCGACGCCGGGCTACGCGCTGAAGGAAACCAAGTCGGGCCTTTATACCGACCTGATCATGCGCAGCGACAACCCGATCGTCTCGAGTCCCGATTTCGTCGAAGGGATGAAGTACCTGTTCGATCGCGAGCAGCTCCGCACGGCGGTGTTCCGCGGCTACTCGGTGATCGGCAACGACCAGCCGATTCCGCCGGGGCACCGCTACTTCAACGCGTCGCTGCCGCAGCGGGCGCACGATCCGGACAAGGCGAAGTTCCTGTTCAAGAAGGCGGGCGCGCTCGGCGCCACGTTGCCGCCGGTCTATGCGACGTCCGACGCGAACGGGTCGATCGAAATGGCCGTGCTGCTGCAGCAGGCCGGCCAGAAGATCGGGCTGAACCTGCAGGTCAACCGCGCGTCGCCCGACGGCTACTGGTCGAACCACTGGATGAAGCACCCGCTCACCTTCGGCAACATCAACCCGCGCTCGAGCGCCGACGTGCTGTTCACGCAGTTCTTCAAGTCGGATGCGCCGTGGAACGAGTCGGGCTGGAAGAACGCGAAGTTCGACCAGCTGCTGCTCGCCGCGCGTTCGGAAACCGACGACGCGAAGCGCAAGCAGATGTACGGCGACATGCAGGTGATCGTGGCGCAGCAGGGCCGGGTCGGCATTCCGGCGTTCATCAGCTTCCTCGACGGCTACGACAAGCGGCTCGCGGGCCTCGGCTCGATCCCCACCGGGCCGATGATGGGCTTCACGTTCGCCGAGAACGTGTGGTGGAACGCATGA
- a CDS encoding ABC transporter permease: MNRILLGLIGRRIAVTALTLLIVSAIIFTITNLLPGDAAQAALGQSATPETVAALRQQFGLDMPAHVRYVHWLTGLLHGDFGRSFSGDMPVSELIGGRLPKSLALAAITTAVSVPIALLLGILAAVKRESAIDRVISLGTLSLVATPEFLIATVAVLVFAVKLHWLSALSYSGPIESLHDFLRAYAMPVLTLCAVVIAQMARMTRAAVIEQLSASYVEMAVLKGASPARVVLRHALPNAIGPIANAIALSLSYLLGGVIVVETIFNYPGLASLMVDAVSNRDFPLVQACTLIFCVAYLTLVLFADLCSIVSNPRLRT; encoded by the coding sequence ATGAATCGAATTTTGCTCGGGCTGATCGGCCGGCGCATCGCGGTCACCGCGCTGACGCTGCTGATCGTATCCGCGATCATCTTCACGATCACGAACCTGCTGCCGGGCGACGCCGCGCAGGCCGCGCTCGGCCAGTCGGCGACGCCGGAGACGGTCGCCGCGCTGCGCCAGCAGTTCGGTCTCGACATGCCGGCGCACGTGCGTTACGTGCACTGGCTCACCGGCCTGCTGCACGGCGACTTCGGCCGGTCGTTTTCCGGCGACATGCCGGTGTCGGAGCTGATCGGCGGGCGCCTGCCGAAGTCGCTCGCGCTGGCGGCGATCACGACCGCGGTGTCGGTGCCGATCGCATTGCTGCTCGGGATTCTCGCGGCGGTCAAGCGCGAGTCGGCGATCGACCGCGTGATCAGCCTCGGCACGCTGTCGCTCGTCGCGACGCCGGAATTCCTGATCGCGACGGTCGCCGTGCTCGTGTTCGCGGTGAAGCTGCACTGGCTGTCCGCGCTGTCGTACAGCGGCCCGATCGAAAGCCTGCACGATTTCCTGCGTGCGTATGCGATGCCGGTGCTGACGCTGTGCGCGGTCGTGATCGCGCAGATGGCGCGGATGACGCGCGCCGCGGTGATCGAGCAACTGAGCGCGTCGTATGTCGAGATGGCCGTGTTGAAGGGCGCGAGCCCCGCGCGCGTCGTGCTGCGCCATGCGTTGCCGAACGCGATCGGCCCGATCGCCAATGCGATCGCGTTGAGCCTGTCGTATCTGCTCGGCGGCGTGATCGTCGTCGAGACGATCTTCAACTATCCGGGCCTCGCGAGCCTGATGGTCGACGCCGTCAGCAACCGCGATTTCCCGTTGGTTCAGGCCTGCACGCTGATCTTCTGCGTCGCTTACCTGACGCTGGTGCTGTTCGCCGACCTGTGCTCGATCGTGTCGAACCCGCGACTGCGCACCTGA
- a CDS encoding GNAT family N-acetyltransferase: MADLNPSRTLTYRPFVDTDLPAAHRLSEAVKWPHRLDDWRFAFQLGGGFVAEDASGVIGTALGWRFDDSHASLGMVIVSPEHQGRGIGRELLTRVVDNLGARTIFLHATPSGEPLYVKFGFEAIATIDQHQGAAFQPPLISLPPGERLRPLGTNDGPRLAALASRAAGYERGAVIDALLDVANGIALDRDGELLGFALFRRFGRGHVIGPVIAPDALRAQALISHWLALHEGMFVRLDVPGDSGLSDWLQGLGLPHVDTVVAMARGAAPARDPALRAFAIVNQALG; encoded by the coding sequence GTGGCCGACCTCAATCCTTCCCGCACGCTTACCTATCGCCCGTTCGTCGACACCGACCTGCCCGCCGCGCACCGCCTGTCGGAAGCGGTCAAGTGGCCGCATCGCCTCGACGACTGGCGCTTCGCGTTCCAGCTCGGCGGCGGCTTCGTCGCCGAGGACGCATCCGGCGTCATCGGCACCGCGCTCGGCTGGCGCTTCGACGACTCACACGCGTCGCTCGGCATGGTGATCGTGTCGCCCGAGCACCAGGGTCGCGGCATCGGCCGCGAACTGCTCACGCGCGTCGTCGACAATCTCGGCGCGCGCACGATATTCCTGCATGCGACGCCGTCCGGCGAACCGCTCTACGTGAAGTTCGGCTTCGAGGCGATCGCCACGATCGACCAGCACCAGGGCGCCGCATTCCAGCCGCCGCTGATCTCGCTGCCGCCGGGCGAGCGCCTGCGCCCGCTCGGCACGAACGACGGGCCGCGCCTCGCGGCGCTCGCATCGCGCGCCGCAGGCTACGAGCGCGGCGCGGTGATCGACGCGCTGCTCGACGTCGCGAACGGGATCGCGCTCGATCGCGACGGCGAACTGCTCGGCTTCGCGCTGTTCCGCCGCTTCGGCCGCGGCCATGTGATCGGCCCGGTGATCGCGCCGGACGCGCTGCGCGCGCAGGCGCTCATCAGCCACTGGCTCGCGCTGCACGAAGGCATGTTCGTGCGCCTCGACGTGCCGGGCGACAGCGGGCTGTCCGACTGGCTGCAGGGGCTCGGCCTGCCGCATGTCGATACCGTCGTCGCGATGGCGCGCGGTGCGGCGCCCGCGCGCGACCCGGCGCTGCGCGCGTTCGCGATCGTCAACCAGGCACT
- a CDS encoding ABC transporter permease: MQPIEPVQRSSALPPSGDPPLGRGSMPPAAPAPDQPRKRRAARIALTAGGRVGLSMVGLMLFVAVFGPLIAPHDVGAIVTPDVFASFSAKLPFGSDFLGRDMLSRILYGTRLTVLLALAAVLLAAVTGTTLGLLATVSGRAVDETMSRLLDALTSIPSKMFALMFVAAFGSSLPLLVLTAAISYMPGSYRIARALAVNISTLEFVQVAKARGESALYIACVEMLPNMIHPMLADTGLRFTFVVLLLSGLSFLGLGVQPPYADLGSLVRENIASLGDGSAVAIMPAVAIAILTVGVNLMIDGLPHRGRRKGAAAAAGER; this comes from the coding sequence ATGCAACCGATCGAACCCGTACAACGCAGCAGCGCGCTGCCGCCATCCGGCGACCCGCCCCTTGGGCGGGGCAGCATGCCGCCTGCCGCGCCCGCCCCCGACCAGCCGCGCAAGCGCCGCGCCGCGCGCATCGCCTTGACCGCCGGCGGCCGCGTCGGCCTGTCGATGGTCGGCCTGATGCTGTTCGTCGCGGTGTTCGGGCCGCTGATCGCGCCGCATGACGTCGGCGCGATCGTCACGCCGGACGTGTTCGCGTCGTTCAGTGCGAAGCTGCCGTTCGGCTCCGACTTCCTCGGCCGCGACATGCTGAGCCGGATCCTGTACGGCACGCGGCTGACCGTGCTGCTCGCGCTCGCCGCGGTGCTGCTCGCCGCGGTGACCGGCACGACGCTTGGGCTGCTCGCGACCGTGTCGGGCCGCGCGGTCGACGAGACGATGAGCCGGCTGCTCGACGCGCTCACGTCGATTCCGTCGAAGATGTTCGCGCTGATGTTCGTCGCCGCATTTGGCTCGTCGCTGCCGCTGCTGGTGCTGACCGCCGCGATCAGCTACATGCCCGGCTCGTACCGGATCGCGCGTGCGCTGGCGGTCAACATCAGCACGCTCGAATTCGTGCAGGTGGCCAAGGCGCGCGGCGAAAGCGCGCTGTACATCGCGTGCGTCGAGATGCTGCCGAACATGATCCACCCGATGCTGGCGGATACCGGGCTGCGCTTCACGTTCGTCGTGCTGCTGCTGAGCGGCCTGAGCTTTCTCGGGCTCGGCGTGCAGCCGCCGTATGCGGACCTCGGCTCGCTCGTGCGCGAGAACATCGCGAGCCTCGGCGACGGCTCGGCCGTCGCGATCATGCCCGCTGTCGCGATCGCGATCCTGACGGTGGGCGTCAACCTGATGATCGACGGTCTGCCGCATCGCGGCCGCCGCAAGGGCGCGGCCGCGGCCGCGGGAGAACGCTGA
- a CDS encoding ABC transporter ATP-binding protein, translated as MRDESTPLVQVRGLRVVGGRPGGVETTIVHDVDFDVARGEVLALIGESGSGKTTIALSLMGHARAGCRIAGGSVKLGGTDVCTLSAQALTALRGRKVAYIAQSAAAAFNPSRTILDQVIESALIHKTMTKRDAQAKAVELFRALALPEPETIGKRYPHQVSGGQLQRLMAAMALITDPELVILDEPTTALDVTTQIDVLQAFKNVIRRYGMSAVYVSHDLAVVAQMADRIVVLSDGQIREAGETEQILHAPAHPYTQSLIAAVTPGAIERDAKFAQAAPAPLLDVRGAVAGYGGRTAKGWPAKVILHEVDLRIGRGQTVGVIGESGSGKTTLAKVIAGLVPATAGQILLDGEPLALDIGKRSKEQHRRVQIVFQNADTALNPVHTVERTLARPLAFYHGIKGARARQRVAELLDLVRLPQAVAARRTGELSGGQKQRVNLARALAAEPDLILCDEVTSALDTVVGAAIMDLLRDLQAKLGVSYVFITHDIAKVRAISDDIVVLYAGRRVETGSRDALCAPPYHPYSHLLVSSAPELRAGWLDDAAERCHRPLVPIGERENEAELCPFLSRCSMRVDGVCNQTAPTLRTLGNGAKVLCHRSEEDLTRFQAEPVEADGAPVQPVRL; from the coding sequence ATGCGAGATGAATCGACTCCGCTCGTGCAAGTGCGCGGGCTGCGCGTGGTCGGCGGCCGTCCGGGCGGCGTGGAAACGACGATCGTCCACGACGTCGACTTCGACGTCGCGCGCGGCGAGGTGCTCGCGCTGATCGGCGAGTCGGGCTCCGGCAAGACGACGATCGCGCTGTCGCTGATGGGCCATGCACGCGCCGGCTGCCGGATCGCCGGCGGCTCGGTGAAGCTCGGCGGCACGGACGTATGCACGCTGTCCGCGCAGGCGCTGACCGCATTGCGCGGCCGCAAGGTCGCGTATATCGCGCAGAGCGCGGCTGCCGCTTTCAATCCGTCGCGCACGATTCTCGACCAGGTGATCGAGAGCGCGCTGATCCACAAGACGATGACGAAGCGCGATGCGCAGGCGAAGGCGGTCGAGCTGTTCCGCGCGCTCGCGCTGCCCGAGCCGGAAACGATCGGCAAGCGCTATCCGCACCAGGTGTCGGGCGGCCAGTTGCAGCGGCTGATGGCCGCGATGGCGCTGATCACCGACCCGGAGCTGGTGATCCTCGACGAGCCGACCACCGCGCTCGACGTGACCACGCAGATCGACGTGCTGCAGGCGTTCAAGAACGTGATCCGGCGCTACGGGATGAGTGCGGTGTACGTGTCGCACGACCTGGCGGTGGTCGCGCAGATGGCCGACCGGATCGTCGTGTTGAGCGACGGCCAGATCCGCGAAGCGGGCGAGACCGAACAGATACTGCACGCGCCGGCGCACCCGTACACGCAAAGCCTGATCGCGGCCGTCACGCCGGGCGCGATCGAACGCGACGCGAAATTCGCGCAGGCCGCGCCCGCGCCGCTGCTCGACGTGCGCGGCGCGGTCGCCGGCTACGGCGGCCGCACCGCGAAAGGCTGGCCCGCGAAGGTGATCCTGCACGAAGTGGACCTGCGCATCGGGCGCGGGCAGACGGTCGGCGTGATCGGCGAATCGGGCTCCGGCAAGACGACGCTCGCGAAGGTGATCGCGGGCCTCGTGCCGGCGACGGCCGGGCAGATCCTGCTCGACGGCGAGCCGCTCGCGCTCGACATCGGCAAGCGCTCCAAGGAGCAGCACCGCCGCGTGCAGATCGTGTTCCAGAACGCCGATACCGCGCTCAACCCGGTGCATACCGTCGAGCGCACGCTCGCACGGCCGCTCGCGTTCTACCACGGGATCAAGGGCGCGCGTGCACGCCAGCGCGTCGCGGAACTGCTCGACCTCGTGCGGCTGCCGCAGGCGGTGGCAGCGCGGCGCACCGGCGAGTTGTCGGGCGGGCAGAAGCAGCGCGTGAACCTGGCGCGCGCGCTCGCGGCCGAGCCCGACCTGATCCTGTGCGACGAAGTCACGTCGGCGCTCGACACCGTGGTCGGCGCCGCGATCATGGACCTGCTGCGCGACCTGCAGGCGAAGCTCGGCGTGTCGTACGTGTTCATCACGCACGACATCGCGAAGGTGCGTGCAATCAGCGACGACATCGTCGTGCTGTACGCGGGCCGCCGCGTCGAAACCGGCAGTCGCGATGCGCTGTGCGCGCCGCCTTATCACCCGTATTCGCATCTGCTGGTGTCGTCCGCGCCGGAACTGCGCGCGGGCTGGCTCGACGATGCGGCCGAGCGTTGCCATCGGCCGCTGGTGCCGATCGGCGAGCGCGAGAACGAGGCCGAGCTGTGTCCGTTCCTGTCGCGTTGTTCGATGCGGGTGGACGGCGTGTGCAACCAGACGGCGCCCACGCTGCGCACGCTCGGGAACGGCGCGAAGGTGTTGTGTCATCGCAGCGAGGAAGACCTCACGCGCTTCCAGGCGGAGCCGGTGGAGGCCGACGGAGCGCCGGTGCAGCCGGTGCGTCTGTAG
- a CDS encoding methyl-accepting chemotaxis protein — MKLSTKLLMLVAAALLGVVLLAALSLHTLRDALIDSRREEIVILLTKAEHLVDSYRAMQTSGTLTQEQAQQQAKAALAALNANSKSYFWVTTSDGVNLVHPNAKFIGTRAKGNRTTSGLTDSDAYRAGMAHAHFALVDVLIKRSPDADLEPKLQGVVAIPDWNWWIGTGFFYDDINAAFARLAMVLGAVALVIAAALAAIAWGVLRSVRRTLGGEPAHATQIAARIAAGELDVPFDTAHAAPGSLVVALGDMKARLTDTIAEIQTTTHSIATGTGEIAQGNLDLSQRTEQQAASLQETAASMEQITSTVKQNADNARQANALVAQAKDATELGGAAVQAVVETMRQISDGSVRIADITVVIESIAFQTNILALNAAVEAARAGEEGRGFAVVASEVRSLAQRSAAAAKDIKGLIDASVERAGSGSRLVETAGERMTEIVRSIDRVADIMGEISAASAEQSTGIEQIGLAVAQMDEVTQQNAALVEQAAAAASSLDEQAARLRAAVSVFRLTA; from the coding sequence ATGAAGTTGTCCACCAAACTGCTGATGCTCGTCGCCGCGGCGCTGCTCGGCGTCGTCCTGCTCGCCGCGTTGTCGCTGCACACGCTGCGCGATGCGCTGATCGACAGCCGCCGCGAAGAGATCGTCATTCTGCTGACCAAGGCCGAGCACCTGGTCGATTCGTATCGCGCGATGCAGACGAGCGGCACGCTCACGCAGGAGCAGGCGCAGCAGCAGGCCAAGGCCGCGCTGGCGGCGCTCAACGCGAATTCGAAGAGCTACTTCTGGGTCACGACGTCCGACGGCGTCAACCTCGTGCACCCGAACGCGAAGTTCATCGGCACGCGCGCGAAAGGCAACCGCACGACCAGCGGCCTGACCGACAGCGATGCGTACCGCGCGGGGATGGCGCACGCGCATTTCGCGCTCGTCGACGTGCTGATCAAGCGCAGCCCCGACGCGGACCTGGAGCCGAAGCTGCAGGGCGTGGTCGCGATTCCGGACTGGAACTGGTGGATCGGCACCGGATTTTTCTACGACGACATCAACGCGGCGTTTGCCCGGCTCGCGATGGTGCTGGGCGCCGTCGCGCTCGTCATCGCCGCGGCGCTCGCGGCCATCGCATGGGGCGTGCTGCGCAGCGTCAGGCGCACGCTGGGCGGCGAGCCCGCGCATGCGACGCAGATCGCCGCCCGCATCGCCGCCGGCGAACTGGACGTGCCGTTCGATACGGCGCACGCCGCGCCCGGCAGCCTAGTCGTCGCGCTGGGCGACATGAAGGCGCGGCTGACCGACACCATCGCCGAGATCCAGACCACGACCCACTCGATCGCCACCGGCACCGGCGAGATCGCGCAAGGCAACCTGGATCTGTCGCAGCGCACGGAGCAGCAGGCCGCATCGCTGCAGGAAACGGCCGCGAGCATGGAGCAGATCACGTCCACGGTCAAACAGAACGCCGACAACGCACGCCAGGCGAATGCGCTCGTGGCCCAGGCGAAGGATGCGACGGAACTCGGCGGCGCCGCCGTGCAGGCGGTCGTCGAAACGATGCGGCAGATTTCGGATGGATCGGTGCGGATCGCCGACATTACCGTCGTCATCGAAAGCATCGCGTTCCAGACCAACATTCTCGCGCTCAACGCCGCGGTGGAAGCCGCGCGGGCCGGCGAGGAGGGGCGCGGGTTCGCCGTCGTCGCGTCGGAAGTCCGCTCGCTCGCGCAACGCAGCGCCGCGGCCGCGAAGGACATCAAGGGATTGATCGACGCGTCGGTCGAGCGGGCCGGCAGCGGCAGCCGGCTCGTCGAGACGGCCGGCGAGCGCATGACGGAGATCGTCCGGTCGATCGACCGGGTGGCCGACATCATGGGCGAGATTTCCGCGGCATCGGCCGAGCAAAGCACCGGCATCGAACAGATCGGGCTGGCGGTCGCGCAAATGGACGAAGTCACCCAACAGAACGCCGCGCTCGTCGAACAGGCGGCTGCGGCCGCTTCGTCGCTGGACGAGCAGGCGGCGCGCCTGCGGGCCGCCGTATCGGTATTCCGGCTCACTGCGTGA